From the genome of Gemmatimonas phototrophica, one region includes:
- a CDS encoding peptidyl-alpha-hydroxyglycine alpha-amidating lyase family protein has translation MRRLLLFAAFTTAPSLLVAQSSPTMPAVNDRPNPYRTVEGWAKLPEGRTWGSTSAVAIDKDGKSIWVAERCGVNNCANSTLPSVLKFDQNGKLTASFGSGMILSPHGIHVDKDGNVWVVDCACTLGAAQVPAGKGHQIHKFSPTGALLMSLGAPGGGRDTSFFWQPNAVITASNGDIYVAEGHSSRAGANARVLAFDKNGKLRKSWGSFGKGEGQLDQPHTLAIDSKGRLFIGDRGNDRILIVDKDFKILDTWYQFSRPSGMWIDKNDVLYVADSESGSVNPPHGAWTRGIRIGSARTGEVTAFIPDPDIKPPSTSSAEGVAVDAAGNIYGAEVGQKALKRYEKKQ, from the coding sequence ATGCGCCGACTGCTTCTTTTCGCCGCGTTCACGACAGCCCCTTCACTTCTGGTGGCGCAGTCATCGCCCACCATGCCTGCGGTCAACGACCGACCCAACCCCTACCGCACCGTTGAGGGGTGGGCCAAGCTGCCGGAGGGGCGCACCTGGGGCTCCACCAGTGCGGTGGCGATTGACAAGGATGGCAAAAGCATCTGGGTAGCCGAACGGTGCGGGGTGAACAACTGCGCCAACTCCACGCTCCCTTCGGTTCTCAAGTTCGACCAGAATGGCAAACTGACCGCGTCCTTTGGCAGCGGCATGATTCTGTCGCCGCACGGCATTCACGTGGACAAGGACGGCAACGTGTGGGTTGTCGATTGTGCATGCACGCTGGGCGCCGCGCAGGTGCCGGCCGGCAAGGGGCACCAGATCCACAAGTTCAGCCCCACGGGTGCGCTGCTGATGTCACTCGGTGCTCCCGGTGGCGGACGAGACACGTCGTTCTTCTGGCAACCCAACGCGGTGATCACCGCCAGCAATGGTGACATCTACGTGGCGGAAGGTCACTCGTCGCGAGCCGGCGCCAACGCGCGGGTGCTGGCGTTCGATAAGAACGGCAAACTTCGCAAGAGCTGGGGCAGCTTTGGCAAAGGCGAGGGACAGCTCGATCAACCGCACACGCTGGCCATCGACTCCAAAGGGCGGCTCTTCATTGGGGACCGTGGCAACGACCGCATCCTGATTGTTGATAAGGATTTCAAGATCCTCGACACCTGGTATCAGTTCAGCCGTCCCAGTGGCATGTGGATTGACAAGAACGATGTGCTCTACGTTGCCGACAGTGAATCGGGCTCAGTAAACCCGCCACATGGTGCCTGGACGCGCGGCATTCGCATTGGCAGTGCGCGCACTGGTGAGGTGACGGCCTTCATTCCCGACCCCGACATCAAGCCGCCCAGCACAAGCAGCGCTGAGGGCGTGGCGGTGGATGCGGCTGGGAACATTTACGGGGCCGAAGTTGGGCAGAAGGCACTGAAGCGGTACGAGAAAAAGCAATAG